The following coding sequences lie in one Cloeon dipterum chromosome 1, ieCloDipt1.1, whole genome shotgun sequence genomic window:
- the LOC135934090 gene encoding uncharacterized protein LOC135934090: protein MESDEATVEEVRKEARLSANEEKRARFVVPVQFECEMRERLEGMMQVVESELDDLVLVAKATLDTCKEWHTTKYWDLFRVMQKMVLADKIQEIFPKLDEYANETEAFDDLQNRSRRVQEFYQIDNLAAYFQSVSSVADFEQLPAEGEAAAEEPCASLPFRRHTISQISNYYENKEPISETCRRDTWCGPHNQTQKRRKSEAMPKSSLSVIDDDNKGLVIIGTGFKPETMTKSVDMLNAAPNPQIIKSPESEEQEEGLIS, encoded by the exons atggaatCGGATGAAGCAACGGTGGAGGAAGTCAGAAAAGAAGCGAGGCTTTCTGCAAATGAGGAGAAGCGCGCTCGTTTCGTAGTGCCCGTGCAATTTGAGTGCGAAATGAGGGAACGACTCGAGGGCATGATGCAAGTGGTTGAAAGTGAACTCGACGACTTGGTTCTGGTTGCTAAGGCAACTTTG GACACCTGCAAAGAGTGGCATACCACCAAATACTGGGACTTGTTCCGCGTTATGCAGAAAATGGTACTTGCTGACAAAATCCAAG AGATATTCCCTAAATTAGATGAGTATGCAAATGAGACCGAGGCTTTTGACGACTTGCAGAATCGCTCAAGGAGGGTGCAGGAGTTTTATCAGATTGATAATTTGGCAGCCTATTTCCAATCTGTATCTTCAGTTGCAGATTTTGAACAA CTACCAGCCGAAGGAGAGGCTGCTGCTGAAGAACCTTGTGCT agCCTGCCATTCAGGCGTCATACAATTAGTCAGATCTCCAATTACTACGAGAATAAGGAGCCAATTTCAGAAACATGCAGGCGTGACACTTGGTGCGGACCTCACAATCAGACTCAAAAGAGACGAAAGTCCGAGGCAATGCCAAAATCTAGTCTCTCCGTGATAGATGACGACAACAAAGGACTTGTGATAATCGGGACGGGATTCAAGCCGGAAACGATGACCAAAAGCGTGGACATGCTGAACGCAGCTCCCAAccctcaaataattaaatcaccgGAGAGTGAGGAGCAGGAGGAAggattaatttcataa
- the LOC135934091 gene encoding uncharacterized protein LOC135934091 yields MNEELIEKKRADGMRLLIESNLEELTSLCEIIATEVIRVKPGENCYWFIYRILQGMIKAEDALRVCSLLDDQDVKFEGSEWDGPNYKIKPHILDYYIKESLDHYFRNGLKQPAVPTVPGCDGCQDPETKICPPAMLEHHRSHTIGDISEFSSGTENRRVERQQSWHVLQFPEMLMPLQKPATNDNEGSPEETEVIGELQQDLLVTDVEPNSPDNEDHEALSSPCAPPTSPRV; encoded by the exons ATGAATGAAGAGCTGATAGAAAAGAAGCGTGCCGACGGCATGCGGCTGCTGATTGAGTCGAACCTCGAAGAATTGACTAGTCTCTGTGAGATCATAGCAACCGAg GTGATCAGGGTGAAACCTGGAGAAAACTGCTATTGGTTCATCTACCGCATTCTCCAAGGCATGATCAAAGCTGAAGATGCTCTAA GGGTCTGCTCCTTGCTTGATGATCAAGACGTGAAATTTGAAGGTAGCGAATGGGACGGGCCAAACTACAAAATCAAGCCTCATATTCTTGACTATTATATAAAGGAGAGCTTGGATCACTACTTTAGAAACGGACTGaaacaa CCCGCCGTCCCTACGGTTCCTGGATGCGACGGCTGTCAAGACCCTGAAACCAAAATCTGTCCGCCAGCAATGCTCGAGCATCATCGTTCCCACACCATTGGCGACATTTCAGAGTTTTCTTCTGGCACTGAGAACCGTCGGGTCGAGCGCCAGCAATCGTGGCACGTGCTGCAGTTCCCTGAAATGCTAATGCCGCTGCAGAAACCAGCCACAAATGACAACGAGGGGAGCCCAGAGGAGACCGAAGTAATAGGCGAATTGCAGCAGGACCTGCTTGTCACTGACGTTGAGCCGAACAGCCCTGACAACGAGGACCATGAGGCCCTATCAAGTCCTTGCGCGCCTCCGACATCTCCGAGAGTTTAA